Part of the Yersinia hibernica genome, TGGTGGTTCCCTGATCAAGCGCGACAATATATTTCTTTTGAGTAGTATTTTCAGTTGTCATAGTTAGCCTACTTTTAAGTTGCCGTTTATACCCGCCATCTTGCGCGTTGCTGGTGTATTGGCTGCACCATGAAATCTAGCGGGCATATTGAATTATCTATCAATTACGCTTTGCGTTCTGTGGTCGTCACCGTGGTTTCTTCATCATCAGCAGCACACACATCACATGGCAAATGGCGGCCAATCAGAGCGCGATAGCCGAATGCGCCCACTAATGCACCCACGATAGGCCCAAATATTGGCACCAAGAAGTAAGGAATGTCGCGCCCGCCCGTGAAGGCGACTTCGCCCCAGCCGGCGAAATAAGCAAAGAGTTTGGGGCCAAAGTCACGTGCTGGGTTTAATGCGAACCCGGTCAGTGGGCCCATTGAACCACCGATAACGGCAATCAGAATACCAATCAGGAGCGGGGCCAGTGGGCCGCGGGGAATGCCGTTACCATCATCCGTCAGCGCCAGAATCAGGCACATCAAAATAGCGGTAATCACTGTTTCAACCAAGAATGCCTGGAAAACAGAAATGTGAGGATTAGGATAAGTAGAGAAAATGCCAGCCAGATTTAGGCTCTCAACACTGCCGCGTGCTATCTGATGAGTTTGTTCAAAATCGACGAACAGGTTGTAGTAGAGGCCGAACACCAAGGCCGCAGCACAAAAGGCCCCGGCAATTTGCGCCAAAATGTAGGGAACAACTTTACGACGATCGAAACAGGCAAATAACCACAAGGCAATGGTGACTGCCGGGTTAAGATGAGCACCTGAAATTGCTGCCGTGAGATA contains:
- a CDS encoding MIP/aquaporin family protein codes for the protein MSQTASSTLKGQCIAEFLGTALLIFFGVGCVAALKLAGASFGQWEISIIWGLGVAMAIYLTAAISGAHLNPAVTIALWLFACFDRRKVVPYILAQIAGAFCAAALVFGLYYNLFVDFEQTHQIARGSVESLNLAGIFSTYPNPHISVFQAFLVETVITAILMCLILALTDDGNGIPRGPLAPLLIGILIAVIGGSMGPLTGFALNPARDFGPKLFAYFAGWGEVAFTGGRDIPYFLVPIFGPIVGALVGAFGYRALIGRHLPCDVCAADDEETTVTTTERKA